The proteins below come from a single Zea mays cultivar B73 chromosome 8, Zm-B73-REFERENCE-NAM-5.0, whole genome shotgun sequence genomic window:
- the LOC103636441 gene encoding protein PSK SIMULATOR 1 isoform X2 has protein sequence MGGFCSKESAVDKSPSDTTLGPGRVVDHHDRLVVKEEKKAVVGEAAAKRIQEEQHQQQRQPAPPPLHVSVSRTAVPGASADTTAAPWDGVPPLARLPSLKSGMGVANKVSEVSSILGRASTAGLGKAVEVLDTLGSSMTDLNISSFGSGTATKGNKISILAFEVANTIVKGCNLMHALSKDSIKYLKETVLHSEGVQNLISKDMDELLKIVAADKREELKVFSTEVVRFGNCCKDPQWHNLNRYFDKLASELTPQHQLKEEAESVMQEFVTSVQFTAELYHEMHALDRFQQDYQRKQHEEDGSSVVQRGDNMHILKQEVKSQHKHVKSLRKKSLWSKNLEEVMGKLVDIVHFLHLEIHNAFGLSDSEESQEPTKRRNRLGSAGLALHYANIISQIDTLVSRASSVPSNTRDTLYQSLPPTIKSSLRSKLHSFGVKEELTVSQIKAEMEKTLRWLAPIASNTTKAHHGFGWVGEWASTGLDVNCKPTGQLDLTRIETLYHADKDKTEAYILELVIRLHHLISQTKTANGERSPIKSPVQSPTQRGASITLSPNIKNSNSSPLLTQDDQDMLSDVKYRTFIPGISKSQEFDTKERHNNQSRLSKSNSHSPSSGNRKEALSISIRRLLPVIDFEIDRTKALDVIDRVDDLRVQ, from the exons ATGGGGGGCTTTTGCTCCAAGGAGTCGGCCGTCGACAAGTCACCAAGCGACACTACGCTCGGCCCAGGCAGGGTGGTCGACCACCATGACCGTCTAGTGGTGAAGGAGGAGAAGAAAgctgtggtgggggaggctgctgccaagaggaTTCAAGAAGAGCAACATCAACAGCAGCGGCAGCCAGCGCCGCCACCGCTGCACGTATCGGTGTCGCGGACTGCAGTGCCTGGAGCTTCCGCAGATACCACTGCAGCACCATGGGATGGGGTACCACCACTGGCACGGTTGCCATCGCTGAAGTCGGGGATGGGTGTGGCGAATAAG GTTTCGGAAGTAAGCTCAATTCTGGGTAGAGCTAGTACTGCTGGCCTTGGAAAAGCAGTGGAAGTGCTTGATACACTTGGCAGTAGCATGACAGATTTGAATATAAGTAGTTTTGGATCAGGCACTGCAACAAAGGGCAACAAAATATCTATTTTAGCATTTGAGGTTGCCAATACCATAGTcaaaggttgcaatctaatgcatGCCCTTTCAAAAGATAGCATAAAGTACTTAAAAGAAACGGTTCTGCACTCTGAAGGTGTTCAGAATCTTATATCCAAAGATATGGATGAATTACTCAAGATTGTTGCTGCTGACAAAAG GGAAGAGTTGAAAGTGTTTTCTACAGAAGTTGTTCGCTTTGGAAATTGTTGCAAGGATCCTCAGTGGCACAATTTGAACCGCTACTTTGATAA GCTGGCATCAGAACTGACTCCTCAACATCAATTGAAAGAAGAGGCAGAATCAGTAATGCAGGAGTTCGTGACTTCTGTTCAGTTTACAGCT GAACTATACCATGAAATGCATGCCCTGGATAGATTTCAACAAGATTATCAGCGTAAACAGCATGAAGAAGATGGTTCAAGTGTTGTGCAAAGAG GTGATAACATGCACATACTAAAGCAGGAAGTGAAAAGCCAACACAAGCATGTTAAAAGTTTGAGGAAAAAGTCTCTGTGGTCTAAGAATTTGGAAGAG GTCATGGGAAAGCTTGTGGACATTGTGCACTTCTTACATTTGGAGATCCATAATGCATTTGGGCTTTCAG ACAGTGAAGAATCACAGGAACCTACCAAGCGACGCAATAGATTGGGTTCAGCAGGCCTTGCACTGCATTACGCCAATATCATCAGTCAGATCGATACTCTT GTTTCTCGTGCAAGCTCCGTTCCTTCAAATACAAGGGATACATTATACCAAAGTTTGCCACCAACCATAAAGTCATCTCTCCGTTCTAAGCTACACTCCTTTGGAGTCAAGGAAGAG CTTACTGTTTCTCAAATCAAGGCTGAAATGGAGAAGACCCTGCGATGGCTTGCCCCTATTGCAAGTAACACCACCAA GGCTCATCATGGTTTCGGTTGGGTTGGAGAGTGGGCAAGTACCGG GTTAGATGTGAACTGCAAGCCAACTGGGCAGCTGGACCTGACCCGAATTGAGACACTGTACCATGCTGACAAGGACAAGACTGAAGCATATATCCTCGAGCTTGTTATTAGGCTTCATCATCTTATCAGTCAAACTAAAACTGCTAATGGTGAGAGGTCTCCAATCAAGTCTCCTGTCCAGTCTCCTACACAAAGAGGGGCCTCAATCACATTGTCTCCGAACATAAAAAACAGCAATTCATCACCTCTTCTGACGCAAGATGACCAAGACATGCTAAGTGATGTCAAGTACAGGACATTTATCCCTGGTATAAGCAAAAGCCAAGAGTTTGACACTAAGGAAAGACATAATAATCAAAGCAGGTTAAGCAAAAGTAACAGCCATTCACCAAGCAGTGGCAACCGGAAAGAGGCGCTATCGATCTCGATCAGGAGGCTGCTTCCTGTGATCGACTTTGAGATCGACCGGACAAAAGCCCTCGATGTGATTGATAGAGTTGACGATCTGAGAGTACAATGA
- the LOC103636441 gene encoding protein PSK SIMULATOR 1 isoform X1 — protein MGGFCSKESAVDKSPSDTTLGPGRVVDHHDRLVVKEEKKAVVGEAAAKRIQEEQHQQQRQPAPPPLHVSVSRTAVPGASADTTAAPWDGVPPLARLPSLKSGMGVANKVSEVSSILGRASTAGLGKAVEVLDTLGSSMTDLNISSFGSGTATKGNKISILAFEVANTIVKGCNLMHALSKDSIKYLKETVLHSEGVQNLISKDMDELLKIVAADKREELKVFSTEVVRFGNCCKDPQWHNLNRYFDKLASELTPQHQLKEEAESVMQEFVTSVQFTAELYHEMHALDRFQQDYQRKQHEEDGSSVVQRGDNMHILKQEVKSQHKHVKSLRKKSLWSKNLEEVMGKLVDIVHFLHLEIHNAFGLSDSEESQEPTKRRNRLGSAGLALHYANIISQIDTLGWRIKVSRASSVPSNTRDTLYQSLPPTIKSSLRSKLHSFGVKEELTVSQIKAEMEKTLRWLAPIASNTTKAHHGFGWVGEWASTGLDVNCKPTGQLDLTRIETLYHADKDKTEAYILELVIRLHHLISQTKTANGERSPIKSPVQSPTQRGASITLSPNIKNSNSSPLLTQDDQDMLSDVKYRTFIPGISKSQEFDTKERHNNQSRLSKSNSHSPSSGNRKEALSISIRRLLPVIDFEIDRTKALDVIDRVDDLRVQ, from the exons ATGGGGGGCTTTTGCTCCAAGGAGTCGGCCGTCGACAAGTCACCAAGCGACACTACGCTCGGCCCAGGCAGGGTGGTCGACCACCATGACCGTCTAGTGGTGAAGGAGGAGAAGAAAgctgtggtgggggaggctgctgccaagaggaTTCAAGAAGAGCAACATCAACAGCAGCGGCAGCCAGCGCCGCCACCGCTGCACGTATCGGTGTCGCGGACTGCAGTGCCTGGAGCTTCCGCAGATACCACTGCAGCACCATGGGATGGGGTACCACCACTGGCACGGTTGCCATCGCTGAAGTCGGGGATGGGTGTGGCGAATAAG GTTTCGGAAGTAAGCTCAATTCTGGGTAGAGCTAGTACTGCTGGCCTTGGAAAAGCAGTGGAAGTGCTTGATACACTTGGCAGTAGCATGACAGATTTGAATATAAGTAGTTTTGGATCAGGCACTGCAACAAAGGGCAACAAAATATCTATTTTAGCATTTGAGGTTGCCAATACCATAGTcaaaggttgcaatctaatgcatGCCCTTTCAAAAGATAGCATAAAGTACTTAAAAGAAACGGTTCTGCACTCTGAAGGTGTTCAGAATCTTATATCCAAAGATATGGATGAATTACTCAAGATTGTTGCTGCTGACAAAAG GGAAGAGTTGAAAGTGTTTTCTACAGAAGTTGTTCGCTTTGGAAATTGTTGCAAGGATCCTCAGTGGCACAATTTGAACCGCTACTTTGATAA GCTGGCATCAGAACTGACTCCTCAACATCAATTGAAAGAAGAGGCAGAATCAGTAATGCAGGAGTTCGTGACTTCTGTTCAGTTTACAGCT GAACTATACCATGAAATGCATGCCCTGGATAGATTTCAACAAGATTATCAGCGTAAACAGCATGAAGAAGATGGTTCAAGTGTTGTGCAAAGAG GTGATAACATGCACATACTAAAGCAGGAAGTGAAAAGCCAACACAAGCATGTTAAAAGTTTGAGGAAAAAGTCTCTGTGGTCTAAGAATTTGGAAGAG GTCATGGGAAAGCTTGTGGACATTGTGCACTTCTTACATTTGGAGATCCATAATGCATTTGGGCTTTCAG ACAGTGAAGAATCACAGGAACCTACCAAGCGACGCAATAGATTGGGTTCAGCAGGCCTTGCACTGCATTACGCCAATATCATCAGTCAGATCGATACTCTT GGATGGAGGATTAAG GTTTCTCGTGCAAGCTCCGTTCCTTCAAATACAAGGGATACATTATACCAAAGTTTGCCACCAACCATAAAGTCATCTCTCCGTTCTAAGCTACACTCCTTTGGAGTCAAGGAAGAG CTTACTGTTTCTCAAATCAAGGCTGAAATGGAGAAGACCCTGCGATGGCTTGCCCCTATTGCAAGTAACACCACCAA GGCTCATCATGGTTTCGGTTGGGTTGGAGAGTGGGCAAGTACCGG GTTAGATGTGAACTGCAAGCCAACTGGGCAGCTGGACCTGACCCGAATTGAGACACTGTACCATGCTGACAAGGACAAGACTGAAGCATATATCCTCGAGCTTGTTATTAGGCTTCATCATCTTATCAGTCAAACTAAAACTGCTAATGGTGAGAGGTCTCCAATCAAGTCTCCTGTCCAGTCTCCTACACAAAGAGGGGCCTCAATCACATTGTCTCCGAACATAAAAAACAGCAATTCATCACCTCTTCTGACGCAAGATGACCAAGACATGCTAAGTGATGTCAAGTACAGGACATTTATCCCTGGTATAAGCAAAAGCCAAGAGTTTGACACTAAGGAAAGACATAATAATCAAAGCAGGTTAAGCAAAAGTAACAGCCATTCACCAAGCAGTGGCAACCGGAAAGAGGCGCTATCGATCTCGATCAGGAGGCTGCTTCCTGTGATCGACTTTGAGATCGACCGGACAAAAGCCCTCGATGTGATTGATAGAGTTGACGATCTGAGAGTACAATGA
- the LOC103636442 gene encoding uncharacterized protein isoform X2: protein MDPDQVADAGVQHDDLGGSATSANGCFDGGSDDGWGRALLRLGWDLSRKAVIAGVAATAAPVVAPPLLVLSLAGLALSLPFAAYLASLAATDRLMGALLPAPRTTQPYCGCDLEDDEFLDPSEAPGAEATALDHWRDTEDDAIMEENESFVPLPLSRQPRFSEEPITSSSTDVEDKMAEGESLSRGLGHESLVLDNKEGTIMEDTEYITMEAPPRGSDVFGSAVPVLRGEDDMVQRAVEAPLTAKESVQELSVSDSEDRTQDDKCKDAESSKEILSLSVDITESSDFPVPGNEGIVVQRGNGETISVRKSGQDSHSTEIGDEMEGHKTEEEIPLHDANVSESSVLDDTVLEERKIEGDVTVGMAVKEVTIYTDPCTGEVAGDQVDSIAIALPAESELMQASNVDDVINAALTEGIVLDIGDTSTEGTEHYGEGGVSTAVSVVTVDDVAETVSSRSPAVSVIGDDMTSVKSRPDADSSDQTTGYDALRSKEFREKECVKTEESKTVPTESTSPPRIIQVSRSPAPDGQSRVEDEAAVGSVLEGAANNTDDLATPRAVVVALQSSISAGESEPPSASDRVEYKPANEGFRRNAIAEDTDNYTEEQMREQLDALRTITGYRPTPSLTLEAELVGLYVFVGVEPPVGSGSREDSDLSDLSAKLRLLKSIIGVE from the exons ATGGATCCTGATCAGGTCGCCGACGCCGGGGTCCAGCACGACGACCTCGGCGGCAGCGCCACATCCGCAAACGGGTGCTTTGACGGTGGCAGTGACGACGGCTGGGGGCGCGCGTTGCTCCGGCTGGGATGGGACCTGTCCAGGAAGGCCGTCATCGCTGGCGTGGCGGCCACGGCCGCGCCCGTCGTGGCCCCGCCACTGCTTGTCCTGTCCCTCGCCGGCCTCGCGCTGTCcttgcccttcgccgcctacctgGCCAGCCTCGCCGCCACCGACCGTCTTATGGGCGCGCTCCTGCCGGCGCCTCGTACTACCCAGCCGTACTGCGGCTGCGACCTCGAAGACGATGAATTCTTGGATCCATCTGAAGCGCCGGGCGCCGAGGCCACTGCACTCGACCACTGGCGCGACACGGAGGACGACGCCATCATGGAGGAAAACGAGAGCTTTGTGCCGTTGCCGCTGTCACGACAACCTCGATTCTCCGAAGAGCCGATAACATCATCGTCGACAGACGTGGAGGATAAGATGGCTGAAGGTGAGTCTCTTTCCCGAGGATTGGGCCACGAGTCACTAGTGTTGGACAATAAGGAAGGCACAATCATGGAGGACACCGAGTACATTACCATGGAGGCACCGCCGAGAGGCTCCGATGTTTTCGGATCAGCAGTGCCTGTGTTGCGTGGTGAAGACGATATGGTTCAGAGAGCGGTAGAAGCTCCTCTTACAGCCAAGGAATCAGTCCAAGAATTATCTGTATCAGACAGTGAGGATAGAACACAGGACGACAAGTGCAAAGATGCGGAGTCTTCCAAGGAGATTCTGTCACTGAGCGTCGACATCACTGAATCAAGTGACTTCCCGGTGCCGGGCAATGAAGGTATTGTGGTTCAGAGGGGAAATGGTGAAACAATTTCTGTCCGAAAATCAGGCCAAGATTCTCATTCAACAGAGATTGGGGATGAAATGGAGGGCCACAAAACCGAAGAAGAGATACCACTGCACGACGCTAATGTTTCAGAATCGTCGGTGCTGGATGATACAGTGCTGGAGGAGAGGAAGATAGAAGGTGATGTAACAGTGGGGATGGCCGTGAAAGAAGTGACCATTTACACGGATCCTTGTACAGGGGAGGTGGCTGGTGATCAAGTAGATTCCATTGCCATTGCCCTACCTGCTGAAAGCGAGTTGATGCAAGCCAGCAATGTTGACGATGTTATCAACGCTGCTTTAACAGAAGGCATTGTGCTGGATATTGGTGATACTAGTACAGAGGGCACGGAGCACTACGGTGAGGGAGGTGTTTCTACTGCCGTCTCGGTGGTGACCGTGGACGATGTTGCAGAGACAGTTTCCAGTAGGAGTCCAGCAGTCTCAGTCATCGGCGATGACATGACTAGTGTCAAGAGTAGGCCAGATGCTGACAGCTCCGATCAAACAACTGGCTACGACGCGCTAAGGAGCAAGGAATTTCGGGAGAAAGAG TGTGTGAAAACAGAGGAGAGCAAAACCGTGCCTACAGAGAGCACGTCACCACCACGGATCATTCAAGTTTCTAGATCGCCAGCGCCAGACGGTCAGAGCAGGGTAGAAGACGAAGCAGCCGTGGGGTCGGTGCTGGAAGGAGCGGCGAATAACACCGACGATCTTGCCACACCACGCGCGGTGGTGGTTGCTTTGCAATCGAGCATTTCTGCTGGTGAAAGCGAGCCGCCGTCGGCGAGTGACCGTGTTGAGTACAAGCCGGCGAACGAAGGATTTAGGAGGAATGCGATAGCTGAGGACACG GACAACTACACGGAGGAACAGATGAGGGAGCAGCTTGATGCCCTAAGAACAATAACCGGGTACCGTCCCACGCCGTCTTTGACTCTGGAAGCCGAGCTCGTGGGTCTCTATGTATTCGTGGGCGTGGAACCCCCTGTCGGCTCCGGCTCCAGGGAAGACTCCGACCTGAGTGATCTCAGCGCAAAACTCAGGCTCCTGAAATCGATCATAGGCGTGGAGTAA
- the LOC103636442 gene encoding uncharacterized protein isoform X1 codes for MDPDQVADAGVQHDDLGGSATSANGCFDGGSDDGWGRALLRLGWDLSRKAVIAGVAATAAPVVAPPLLVLSLAGLALSLPFAAYLASLAATDRLMGALLPAPRTTQPYCGCDLEDDEFLDPSEAPGAEATALDHWRDTEDDAIMEENESFVPLPLSRQPRFSEEPITSSSTDVEDKMAEGESLSRGLGHESLVLDNKEGTIMEDTEYITMEAPPRGSDVFGSAVPVLRGEDDMVQRAVEAPLTAKESVQELSVSDSEDRTQDDKCKDAESSKEILSLSVDITESSDFPVPGNEGIVVQRGNGETISVRKSGQDSHSTEIGDEMEGHKTEEEIPLHDANVSESSVLDDTVLEERKIEGDVTVGMAVKEVTIYTDPCTGEVAGDQVDSIAIALPAESELMQASNVDDVINAALTEGIVLDIGDTSTEGTEHYGEGGVSTAVSVVTVDDVAETVSSRSPAVSVIGDDMTSVKSRPDADSSDQTTGYDALRSKEFREKEVIEDKCVKTEESKTVPTESTSPPRIIQVSRSPAPDGQSRVEDEAAVGSVLEGAANNTDDLATPRAVVVALQSSISAGESEPPSASDRVEYKPANEGFRRNAIAEDTDNYTEEQMREQLDALRTITGYRPTPSLTLEAELVGLYVFVGVEPPVGSGSREDSDLSDLSAKLRLLKSIIGVE; via the exons ATGGATCCTGATCAGGTCGCCGACGCCGGGGTCCAGCACGACGACCTCGGCGGCAGCGCCACATCCGCAAACGGGTGCTTTGACGGTGGCAGTGACGACGGCTGGGGGCGCGCGTTGCTCCGGCTGGGATGGGACCTGTCCAGGAAGGCCGTCATCGCTGGCGTGGCGGCCACGGCCGCGCCCGTCGTGGCCCCGCCACTGCTTGTCCTGTCCCTCGCCGGCCTCGCGCTGTCcttgcccttcgccgcctacctgGCCAGCCTCGCCGCCACCGACCGTCTTATGGGCGCGCTCCTGCCGGCGCCTCGTACTACCCAGCCGTACTGCGGCTGCGACCTCGAAGACGATGAATTCTTGGATCCATCTGAAGCGCCGGGCGCCGAGGCCACTGCACTCGACCACTGGCGCGACACGGAGGACGACGCCATCATGGAGGAAAACGAGAGCTTTGTGCCGTTGCCGCTGTCACGACAACCTCGATTCTCCGAAGAGCCGATAACATCATCGTCGACAGACGTGGAGGATAAGATGGCTGAAGGTGAGTCTCTTTCCCGAGGATTGGGCCACGAGTCACTAGTGTTGGACAATAAGGAAGGCACAATCATGGAGGACACCGAGTACATTACCATGGAGGCACCGCCGAGAGGCTCCGATGTTTTCGGATCAGCAGTGCCTGTGTTGCGTGGTGAAGACGATATGGTTCAGAGAGCGGTAGAAGCTCCTCTTACAGCCAAGGAATCAGTCCAAGAATTATCTGTATCAGACAGTGAGGATAGAACACAGGACGACAAGTGCAAAGATGCGGAGTCTTCCAAGGAGATTCTGTCACTGAGCGTCGACATCACTGAATCAAGTGACTTCCCGGTGCCGGGCAATGAAGGTATTGTGGTTCAGAGGGGAAATGGTGAAACAATTTCTGTCCGAAAATCAGGCCAAGATTCTCATTCAACAGAGATTGGGGATGAAATGGAGGGCCACAAAACCGAAGAAGAGATACCACTGCACGACGCTAATGTTTCAGAATCGTCGGTGCTGGATGATACAGTGCTGGAGGAGAGGAAGATAGAAGGTGATGTAACAGTGGGGATGGCCGTGAAAGAAGTGACCATTTACACGGATCCTTGTACAGGGGAGGTGGCTGGTGATCAAGTAGATTCCATTGCCATTGCCCTACCTGCTGAAAGCGAGTTGATGCAAGCCAGCAATGTTGACGATGTTATCAACGCTGCTTTAACAGAAGGCATTGTGCTGGATATTGGTGATACTAGTACAGAGGGCACGGAGCACTACGGTGAGGGAGGTGTTTCTACTGCCGTCTCGGTGGTGACCGTGGACGATGTTGCAGAGACAGTTTCCAGTAGGAGTCCAGCAGTCTCAGTCATCGGCGATGACATGACTAGTGTCAAGAGTAGGCCAGATGCTGACAGCTCCGATCAAACAACTGGCTACGACGCGCTAAGGAGCAAGGAATTTCGGGAGAAAGAGGTAATAGAGGACAAG TGTGTGAAAACAGAGGAGAGCAAAACCGTGCCTACAGAGAGCACGTCACCACCACGGATCATTCAAGTTTCTAGATCGCCAGCGCCAGACGGTCAGAGCAGGGTAGAAGACGAAGCAGCCGTGGGGTCGGTGCTGGAAGGAGCGGCGAATAACACCGACGATCTTGCCACACCACGCGCGGTGGTGGTTGCTTTGCAATCGAGCATTTCTGCTGGTGAAAGCGAGCCGCCGTCGGCGAGTGACCGTGTTGAGTACAAGCCGGCGAACGAAGGATTTAGGAGGAATGCGATAGCTGAGGACACG GACAACTACACGGAGGAACAGATGAGGGAGCAGCTTGATGCCCTAAGAACAATAACCGGGTACCGTCCCACGCCGTCTTTGACTCTGGAAGCCGAGCTCGTGGGTCTCTATGTATTCGTGGGCGTGGAACCCCCTGTCGGCTCCGGCTCCAGGGAAGACTCCGACCTGAGTGATCTCAGCGCAAAACTCAGGCTCCTGAAATCGATCATAGGCGTGGAGTAA
- the LOC100383726 gene encoding Protein NRT1/ PTR FAMILY 5.10 — MVDTVAGATDYRGQPASRAATGGWKPSVFVMAMEIAERFAYKGVAANLITYLTGPLGQPMARAAASIDAWKGVSQMLPLPLACVADAWLGRYRAIVLASLIFAVSMGALSLSSALPALRGGHVAIFYVALYLVALGEGAHKPCAQAFAADQFDEKDPRESVARSSFFNWWYFGMCAGTAVTTMVSSYVQDNVGWGLGFGIPCIVIVASLALFLLGTRSYRFYTTAAASPFSRVGKALLALVQSWAPKHRTRKLGDSDGDAVAVEEVKSVLRLLPIWASCIIYAIIFSQTSTFFTKQAATLDRRIGARFKVPAAALQTFISVSIVVFIPVYDRLFVPLARRYTGRPTGITMLQRVGAGLALALVAVALSALVEMKRLRVAAEAGLVNTPKAQLPMALWWMVPQYVLIGVADVFAMIGLQEFFYDQVPNAVRSLGLALFLSIFGIGHLLSSFLISVIDKTTAKSGTSWFSNNLNRAHLDYFYWLLTGLCAVELVAFVIFSRVYVYKRKVGNDGGNGDFV; from the exons ATGGTCGACACCGTCGCCGGCGCCACCGACTACCGCGGTCAGCCAGCCTCGCGGGCCGCCACCGGCGGCTGGAAACCGTCGGTTTTCGTCATGG CGATGGAGATCGCGGAGCGGTTCGCGTACAAGGGCGTGGCCGCGAACCTCATCACGTACCTGACGGGGCCGCTGGGGCAGCCGATGGCGCGCGCCGCCGCGTCCATCGACGCCTGGAAGGGCGTCTCCCAGATGCTGCCTCTGCCGCTCGCGTGCGTCGCCGACGCCTGGCTCGGCCGGTACCGGGCCATCGTCCTCGCCTCCCTCATCTTCGCCGTG AGCATGGGCGCGCTGTCGCTGTCGTCGGCGCTCCCGGCGCTGCGCGGCGGCCACGTGGCCATCTTCTACGTGGCGCTGTACCTGGTGGCCCTCGGCGAGGGCGCGCACAAGCCGTGCGCGCAGGCGTTCGCGGCGGACCAGTTCGACGAGAAGGACCCCAGGGAGAGCGTGGCGCGGAGCTCCTTCTTCAACTGGTGGTACTTCGGCATGTGCGCCGGCAccgccgtcaccaccatggtctcCAGCTACGTGCAGGACAACGTCGGCTGGGGCCTCGGCTTCGGCATCCCCTGCATCGTCATCGTCGCCTCGCTCGCCCTGTTCCTGCTCGGGACCAGGTCGTACCGCTTCTACACGACCGCGGCGGCCAGCCCCTTCTCTCGCGTCGGGAAGGCGTTGCTGGCGTTGGTCCAGAGCTGGGCGCCGAAGCATCGCACCAG AAAACTAGGCGACAGCGACGGCGACGCCGTCGCCGTCGAGGAAGTGAAGAGCGTGCTCCGCCTGCTGCCCATATGGGCGTCGTGCATAATCTACGCGATCATCTTCTCCCAGACATCGACGTTCTTCACGAAGCAGGCCGCGACGCTGGACCGCCGGATCGGCGCGAGGTTCAAGGTGCCGGCGGCGGCGCTGCAGACGTTCATCAGCGTCAGCATCGTCGTCTTCATCCCGGTGTACGACCGGCTCTTCGTGCCCCTGGCGCGGCGCTACACGGGGAGGCCGACGGGGATCACCATGCTGCAGAGGGTCGGCGCCGGCCTGGCGCTCGCCCTCGTCGCCGTGGCCCTGTCGGCGCTCGTGGAGATGAAGCGGCTCCGGGTTGCGGCGGAAGCCGGCCTGGTGAATACCCCCAAGGCGCAGCTCCCCATGGCGCTCTGGTGGATGGTCCCGCAGTACGTCCTCATCGGCGTCGCCGACGTGTTCGCCATGATCGGGCTGCAGGAGTTCTTCTACGACCAGGTCCCCAACGCGGTGCGGAGCCTTGGGCTGGCCCTGTTCCTGAGCATCTTCGGAATCGGCCACCTCCTCAGCAGCTTCCTCATCTCCGTCATTGACAAGACGACAGCAAAGAGCGGGACGAGCTGGTTCTCTAACAACCTCAACCGCGCCCACCTCGACTACTTCTACTGGCTTCTCACTGGGCTCTGCGCCGTGGAGCTCGTCGCCTTTGTGATCTTCTCGCGAGTGTATGTTTACAAGAGAAAGGTTGGCAATGATGGCGGCAATGGTGATTTCGTATAA